The Balneolaceae bacterium genome segment ACGAAATACTCAAAGGCATTAAAATCGTTGAAATCATCGTAGCCGAGTTCCCCGGCAAAGATGAAATTCTCAATACCTGAGTTGCTTGCGTCATAATTCAGAATGATTCCCTGGTTGGCCTCCAACCGTGCTTCGCCAGTAGTCTCCAATATAAATGAGCCCAGGTAGAGTTTTACTTCACTCACTACCAGCTCATTGCCGTTTCGCTCTATGGTCCTGTTTTGTGAACCAACAGGATCTACAAGGAAGGTCATGTTAACCCGCTTGGGAACAGATGGCACGTCCTGCAAACATCCGGATAATAGCGACAGCACGAACAGGCCGGCCATCAGCGATACGAACTTCTGTGCTTTCATAAGGAATATAGAGTATTAGTAATTAGACGGTTCAATATACCTATCAGACCGTCATCGTTCAAACGTATACGGTTAACGAATGGCGGGTAAAGCCTATTCTATTCGATCCTCAGAAAATCCTTACCTGCTATAAATACAAAAGGCCATGTCCGAAGACATGGCCTTTTGCCTACATTCGAAGATGTCGAATGCGTTGCGGTCTCTTTTTTACCCGTTTACTCCCCTTCGATGAAGAGGTCGTAGTACTTGAGGTTCTCGGCAGGAGCAACATCTCCTCCCGTGAGCTCAAGGGTCAGCTGTCGGGTTGTTCCGGCAGAAATGCCGTCACCGTTCAGGTTGATGGTGATCACCGTCTGGCTGCTGTTAGCCGGTATGGTAACAGGATTGCCGGATACGATGTCGTAATCATCACCTGTGGCGGTGGTAGCCGAGTCGTTGACGGCCCAGTTGATGTTGGTCGCAGCACTGCGCTGCGGGCCTATCAACTGCACCTCCACCTGGATCTGTCCGGATCCCTCGGAACGAGTGTCATCCAGAGGGAAGAACTCAACGACAGTAGGGCCGTCATATTCACGGCTTTCCTGTTCGAAGAGGCCGCAACCTGCCACAGCAATGCAGAGTACTGCGACAAATAGCGTGCTTTTAGTGATATTTAGGTATTTCATGGATGTACGGATTTTATATTCGCGTTAAGCCTGAATGAGCGATCATTCGTAGCCGGGATTTTGGACCAGCACGTTCTCACCCTCGGCATTAGCTTCGGAAAGCGCAATTTCTCCACTGGGGAGATTACCGAGAATGATGTAATCCTTGTAGCTGACGGTCTCGACCACTTCAAACTGGGCGGCGAGCGTGGGATCTTTTACGATATCACGCCCGAGACGCTTGAGATCCCAGTAACGTTGACCCTCAAAAGCGAATTCGCGGCGACGCTCTTCCAGGATGTCATCCGTAGTGAGCGCGGCAACGGGGGCTATGCCCCGGGCCTGGCGAAGTTCGTTGAAGGGAGCCAAGGGGTCACCGGGTGCGCCATTAATCCGTGCTTCAGCTTGGATCAGCTTCATCTCGCTTACGCGAAAGAGAGGTACATCGTCGATGTACTGGCCTTGTTCGGCGTTCCACTTCTGGGTTTCCAGCGTACGGCTTCCCCCCTCGATGGTGGGATGCGTGGCCCAACAGTTGTTGAGCGCGGTGCTGTTGCCGTCTTCGAAGCAGGGTGCGTACCAGGCCAGACGGGCATCATCGTTGGAGTAGAGATCCATCAGGCTTTGGGTCGGCACCTGTGCGATCCACTGCTCGGAGGTGTAGGCGGACAGGCCGCTGTTCACCCCGAGAGCTTCCGCCGAGTTTGCCACGTTAATGACCATGATACCCTCCGGATTAAGACCGGCGGTCTCATCGAACATGGTGGCAACGCCGCCTTCTTGTACCAGCGAGGCGGTGGTGCTGCTCAGCGCACTGGAAGCGGCACTCTCGGCGGCGCTCCAGTTGCGGGCATACAGCTCAACGCGAGCCTGGAGCGCATAGGCTCCGGCCTGGGTCCAGTAAGTCGGATTGCCAGTCCCGGACTGGCCGAGCAGGCTGATGCCCTGCTCCAGGTCGGAACGGATCTGGGCATAGACTTCATCCACCGTGGAACGGCCCCGGAAGTCCGCCTGCTCGGCGGTCTGTACGGGTTCGGTCCGGATGATAATGCCCTGGTTCCAACCCGCCGTTTCGGCGATGGGCGTGGGCGCTGCAGGCGCCATGCCGGGCTCGTAGCCCAGCGCACGCACCAGGTGATGCATGGCGAATGCACGCATCACATAGGCCTCTCCGCGATAGCGGTTAAGGCGATCCTGGGAAATGACTCCTTCATCAATGGCACTGATCAACAGATTGGCCTTGTTGATGAGGTCATAGGTACCGCCCCAGCTGGAGGGCACGGCGCCCTCGCTGTTTTGGGCCTGCCCGATAAGGCGTGTGGTACCCGGACGGTTGTAGGAGTTGTCTCCCAGTGCTTCGGGTGCGAGCATGTAGGTGGTGGTGTAGGTTCCACCGTGGAGCTCGCTGTACATTGCCGCGTGGACGGCTTGCACCGCCCCTGCATCCTCGAGCGCTATGGTCTCGGAAATAGATGTGCTGGGCGCGGGCTTCTCCAGCAACTCCGTACAGGACTGGGTCACTGCTACGATGAGCAGTAACATCAGTATTCGTGTTAGGTTTTTCATAATCATACCTGATTTAAATGATTCGACTGAATGACGTCAATGGAATTATCAATGGCGTTAAAAGTCCACTTCTATACCACCATTGATCTGACGTGCAACCGGGATGGAACCTGCCGTGCTCAATGACGTCGTCTCCGGATCGTAACCCGGGAACGAAGTGATGGTCAGCAGGTTGAGGCCGGTAACGTACAGTCGCACGTTGCCAAGACCCAGCCGGTCCATCAGCGAGTTGGGCAGATTGTAACTCAGGGTTGCATTCTTCAGACGAATGTAATTGGTCTTCCAGTAGTAGTTGGTACTGCCGGTGAAGTACCCGTCGGTATCGGTGTGGTAGAAGTTACCAAACACCAGCGGGGAGGGAATGGGGGTGATGTCACCCGGCTGTCCCCACGATTCAGTAAGCATCTCCAGGATAGGATTGGTACCGCTTCCCGACGCCTGGGCCATACCCCAAACGGTCATCTGGGAAGGACGGGAGATGCCGCCGAAGCTGTACTGGAAGAAGAAGTCCAGCGTGAGTCCCTTGTAGCTCAGGCGGTTGCCCAGGCCTCCGGTGAAATCACTGGCGTAATCTTCATCCCTCTCAACTTCATCCGCCTCGGTGGGCGTATAGGTGATGTCCCCGTTCTCGTCGTACCACATCGGACGACCGTCGGCGGGGTTCACACCGGCCCAACGAATCTGGTTGAGTGCGCTCTGCGAGCGTCCAACCTCGTAAGGAGTCATTGAACCCGGGAAGAGCGCGTCTTCGCCCTCGCTGAGTTCCATGATTTCGTTCTCCGTAGCCGCAAAGTTGAACCGGGACGTCCAGAGGAAGTCGCCGATGTCAACATTCACAGAATTAAAGGAGAACTCGATGCCTTCGTTGCGGACATGGCCGATGTTACGCGTGATGCTTCCGAAGCTGCTGTCGCCGGGAAGCGGCTGGTTGAGCAGCAGCTGGGTGTTGTCACGGCGGTAGACGTCGATGCTACCGGAGAGGCGACCCGCCCAGAGGCTGTAGTCAACTCCGATATTGACGGAGCCGGATTCCTCCCAGGTCAGCAGCGGGTTGGAAAGCTGCGAGGGGCCGAGACCGCTGACTCCGTTGTAGGAGCCGCTCAGTCCGTAGAGACCGAGTGCGGCGTAACGGCCGATCTGGGAGTTCCCTGTCACGCCGTAGCTGGCGCGGATCTTGAGATCCTCAAAGGCGTCCACGTTCCAGAAGTCTTCTTCACTGACGGCCCACGATGCGGCGACCGAGGGGAAGAAGCCCCATCGGTTGTCGGCGCCGAAGCGCGAGGAACCGTCGTAGCGGGCGGTAAGGTTGACGAAGTACTTGTTGTCGTAGTTGTACTTCAGGTTACCGAAGTATCCGGCAATGCGGAACTCGTCGAACTCACCGCTGGTGCTGGTCGCTTCAGCAGCTGCATCGAGCACGGTAAACAGCTCGTTGGGGAATCCAATGCCCGAGGTACCCAGATCGCGGGTGAAGTCGCGGCGGTATTCGCCTCCGAGCAGGCCGGAAAAGTTGTGCACTTCGTCAAAGGTCTGACGGAAGTTCAGCACGGTGTTGGTCGTGAAGTTCACCGTGGTGTTGATGCCTTCACTCATGGTACCGCCCTGTCCGGGACGAGCCACCGGGTTGTCGTAGCGGTAGTCGCGTCCGTTTCTCCAGTCCATGCCGAACTGCGTACGCAGGCTCAGCCAGGAGGTGAAGTTGTAGGTCGCCTGCACGTCACCGATAATCTGAACGGTGCTGGTGTTACGAGAAACCTCGTTGAACAGGATGGCAGGCTGGCTGCCGGCCCCGATGAATGGGAAGTAGGGGCTGTAGTCGCCAACCTGAAGGTCAGGGTTGTACTGCGTCATCTGCTCCGTCACATAGGGCTGCGTAAACGGCAGCATGAATGTGGAGCCGGAGAGGGGACAGTTAATATAGTAACCGTCCTGGCAGACACCGTTGAACTTCGAGTTGGAGAGGCTCAGGTTCAGCCGTGTGGAAAACTTGGAGCTGACCTGGTGGTCGATGTTCGAGCGCAGCGAATAGCGCTGGAACCCGGAATACTTGATCTGGTCATCGTCCTTCTCGTACGCACCGGAAATGTAGAATCGCGTATCCTCATTACCGCCGCTAAGCGACATGTTGTAGGTCTGCGATGCACCCGGGCGCGTAATGAAGTCGAACCAGTCGGTGCTGGGAACTTCGCTGAAGGGCGTATTGGCAGGAATTCCGTAGGAGGGAAGCAGGCTGCGGATGACATCGTTGGCCGCCTCCTCGCCGAATCCGGAGGTCCGGTAGGCTTTTTGCAGATACTGAATGTACTGCTGGGAATTCATGTATTCCACGTTCTCGACGAAAGTACGCGCGCCGCGCTGTACCGAAGCGCTGACCTGCGTTTCGCCGCTCTGTCCACGCTTGGTGGTGATCAGAATCACGCCGTTGGCAGCCTGCGCGCCGTAAATGGAAGCGGCGGCGGCATCCTTCAGCACCTCGATGGACTCAATGTCCTTCGGGTTGATTCCGTTGAGCGGGGATTCGTCGACCTGGCCGGACTGGTTGCTGAAGCTCACCTGTACGCCGTCGACGATCCAGAGGGGATCATCGCCTGCGTTGATGGAGCCGTCACCGCGGATGTCGACTTCAAATCCGGCACCGGCGGTACCACTGCTGGTCGTCACCTGGACTCCGGCTGCACGCCCCTGCAAAATACCAGCGGTATTCTGAACAGGCACATCTTCGAAGTCTTCGGAACTGACCTTGGCAATGGAGCCGGTAAGCTCTCGCTTGGACTCCACGCCGTAGCCGGTTACCACCAGCTCGTCAAGTCCGATCTCGCCTTGCTCCAGCTCCACATCGTGTGTGAGCTGCTGCCCGGCTTCGATGGTTACTTCTGTTTCGTATGCTGTGTAGCCCACGAAGGTCACGCGCAGCGTGTACGTCCCGGAAGGAACGTCTTCGATGAGATAGATCCCATCGACATCGGCTGCATCGCCTCGTTGAATCGGCAACAGTATGACGTTTGCTGTGGGTACGACATCACCCGTCTCAGCGTCAGTCACCGTACCGGTGATACTGCCGTCTTGAGCAAAAGTCATAGGTGCGATAAGGGCTACCATAAATATGGTAGATAGTAGCTTTCTAAGCATAATAGTCACCTTGGTTGAGATTTATTTACAAGCAGCGATTCCACCTGTAGAACCGCTACTTGTCTTTATTGTACATAAAAATAATTAAAAACAAAAGCCTGCATGCAGGAAAGAAGTGCAATAATTCATGCAGGGGGCCTGCTGAGGGAGCGCTATCCCTCCTCGATGGTAACGTCTAACGTGCGGCTGAGGCTGCGTCCTGTAAGTTCGTCGGTTACCTCAATATTCAGTTTATAGTCGCCGGCCTCGAAGGATGAGGTTACTATTTCCAGCACCTGGGAGAAAGACGAGCGGTCCGTCTCGTTGTTCAGGGTAATATTCACGCCGAGATCCCTTGAACCGAAGAGGCGAGCCAGACCGGACCGTTTTGCCCTCATTTCATAGGAGAAGGTAAAGCGGGCCCGTCCGCCGGCCGGCTGCTCCAGTTCGTATACCTCATAATATAGATTGAGATTGCTGCCCTCCGGTATGGCACGGTCATGGCTGACCGAAAAGGGAACGAATCCCTCCCCGCCGGATGATCCCTGGCTGCCGTCCGGCCGGGTGTAGCCGACCATAATGTCGGATATCGTAATATTCTCACCGGAGAGAGGTTCAGGAATATCCACTACACGATTGGAAACCGCCTTGACGGCACGGTTGAAGGAGGTGTCTCCGTGAAAAAGCGAGTCTACAGGTTCGTCGCTCTTTTCAAGCTGGCTGCCGGCCACCAGCGTGACATCCTCCTCGTAGGGATAGAGGTTGAATTCCGAGGTAATCCATTCATGGCGGCCTTCCGACAGCCCGTAATTGCGGCGATCGCGTTCTTTTACGTTACCAAGGCTGTCCAGCGTAACCACGCCGCTGGCCAGCCGGTACTGCCTCCAGGACCTTCGGTTCAGGCGGGTATCCGCCGTGAGTTGATCGTAATAGCCGGCATCCCGCGGATTGCTCTCCAGGTAGAGCTTGAGGTAGGGACGGCCGCTGTCATCGCGAAAGCGGTAGGGATGCAGCTGCATGGGAAGCGTGGGCATGGTCCGCGCATAGCGTGACTGTTCGCGCGGGGCCCTCCGTTCGATCTCCATGAGCCTGCCTGCGTTGGTGTTTTCAAATTCACGCGCCAGGCTTGGCGAGAGATCCATATTCAGGTTGTTGTACCGGGTGAGCATCTGGTCAAAGGTCTGCCCGAAATAGCTGTCCAGGGCGGCCAGCTGCTGGTAGTACATGATTTGGATGAGAAGCGCCGGCGTGATTTCCTGCGGGGGCGGCGTATTGGCCCTTCCCTGGTTGTACTCGCTGAGCGAAATAGCGCCGCTTGTCTCTTCATCGTCCTGCCCTCCCTGCTGGTTGTCGTTGAGGGCCCTCATATCCTGCACACTGCTGTTGAAACCGGTGGAGGGTTCATAGAGGCGGAAGGCGCTGTTGGGGATCAGGTCCTCCAGGGCATTGATCTTCTGGAAACGGCTGCCGCCGTCCTGCGTTCCGAACAAAAAGATGGTATTCTGTACACGGTCGGTGAGATCCCTGTAGATCCAGACTTCGTAGCGGGGGTGTTGATGGGTTTGCCGTACATAGGACTCCAGGTTGAATCGCTGGTCGCCCCGGACCTGCTCGGTGGGAGAAAACTGGTTCATGGTACTCATGGATCCCATGCGCTGTGAGAGCAGGCTGTTGACCATATTCGAATTGTAGGTCAGCTGGTCCTGCTTGCGGTAGAAGGGATCGCCGTAGCGGATGTAGATGCGTGCGCGGTCTTCCAGGTCTTTGTCTTCCCTCGTCGGGTAGTGCTCCTCGGTATAGGCTATGCGGTGCCAATGTTCAATCAGCCGTTCGTTGTATTCGCTGAGCGGCGTGGGGTCGGTCTTATTCCAGAACAGGCGCACCTCGTCCAGCACATCGGCATCTCCCTGTTCGGCAAGATCCTGCATTTCCTGGTATTCCGCACGGTCAACGAGCGGTTCGAGGTACTGGAGCTCGCGAAGCACAACCTCCCGTTCCTGGGAGATCGACGGGTCGTTGAGCCCCCAGAAATATATCTCGGAGGCTTTACGGTAGGCCTCCTCTACCTTTTCCCGGCTGGCCACGGCGATGTACCGCTGCGCGAGACGAAACTGGGGGTCCTCCAGGTTTTTCCATCCCTCTTCCCAGATGGAAAGCGCCTGCCTGATATGGCCTTGCGCTTCCTGGTCTGCGCCCCGCTCATAGTAATCCGAAGTATCGGGATTGGCGGCCGAACGGTCTTCGGAGAGGGCTGCCTGCTGGATGCCCACAAGAAGCAGGCAGGCGGTCGCCATTCTGAGCGCCACGGGTTTGGTTGCCCTTATCACTGCGCGGGATGGAATTAGGGAAGGCATGGCGGTCACAGCTGCATTATGTTGAGGGCCGGAACAGTCTACATTCAGATAAACAGCAAGGCCAACCGGGACGTTCGAACAAAAGTTACCTGCCAGTCGGCTTGCAATCAAGGTATAATGTTCAAACGGGCCGTGAAAGCCTTTAGTATCGGGTCTTACCCCTCAACGCCACGGCCGGCAGGAGGAAACGCTGCTGACGGACAAAATAGTCTGCGACGGCAAACGTTATGCACTTTGTGCCACCCGGATTGATTATGAACGGCAAATTAACGTACATACAAGTGCATCGCACCTACGACTCCATCCCGCAGTTACCACTTATGCCTACCAACATCCCCCGCCTGTCGACATTTCTGCTCTGCCTGTTCAGTTCGGTCATACTGCTTTCCTGTGCCCGTTCCGCCAACCCTGATATTGAAAGAGGATCCAATTACAAATTTCGCCAGGGCTATCCCGAGGCACGTGCGGACGCCGTAGGATATATTGACGAGAACGGCGATCCCGGCATCAGCGTGGCTGTTGACCTGGTGTACGGAAGCCTGGTCTACAAGGAGAATGATGAGGGCGCACTCACGGCCAGCTACGCCATCGATGTTCAGGTCATCGAACAGGGAGGCCTGAAGAGAGTGATCAATTCCGTACGACACACCAACGAGGTGAGTTCCAATTCTGAAAGCATCGTATATAACCAGGACGTACTCAACTATGAAGACCGCATAGAGGCCAAGCCCGGAACCTACGATGTCAACATTACGGTAACCGACCTGAATTCCAGCCGGCAGATTACCCGCATTGCACAAACCAGCATCCCCAACCCGCGGAGCAAGCAAATGGACCTGACCAACATCCGCATGTTCAGCAAGGACATGGATGTGCAAAACCCGGCCTGGAAGCCGATGACCACCTACGATGTGGCAGGGGATATCGATTCGCTCAAATTTATTTTCCAGGTGGTTAACAGCCCCTCCGACCGGCCGCTGCAGATTGATACGCGCCTCGTCCGCTACCAATCGGATACCGAGCCGGCCCGGGATATGTACCAGAGCAATTACGGCTCTTCAACCCTTGGGCACAAAGGAATAGAATATGACGAGTTTGATGTGGTCCAGTCCAGTCAACGAACCTTTGAACAGGCCGGGAGCGTGCTGATCGAACTCAAATTTGCTCAGCAGCGACGAGGTAACTACCGCTTCGAAGCCAGCACCTACAGGAACGAGAACGAAGAAGAGTCGATTTTCAAAGGAAGGGACTTCGGTGTGAAGAGCCAAAATTACCCGGCCGTGCAGAACGCCCGCGAGCTGGCTCGGCCCCTGACTTATTTGATGAACGCCGACGAATACGAGTCCCTGATGTCCATTGAAGAGGACGACTCCCTTAAAGAAGCCATCGATCGCTTCTGGCTGCGGAATATTGGAAACACCCAGGAAGCGAGAAGCGTAATCCGCATGTACTATGAAAGGGTTGAGGAGGCCAACAAGCAGTATTCCAACTACAAGGAAGGGTGGAAAACCGATCAGGGCATGATCTATGTCCTCTTCGGCCCGCCCTGGTATACCGAAGAGAACCTCGACCGCCAGGTCTGGTCGTACTCCTACAACCGCAACGATCCCGACCTGAACTTCCTGTTCATTCAGCGAAAGTTAAAGACCGAGTTCTACCCATTTGACAATTATATCCTGCAGCGCAACAACTATTATTACGACACGCAGTATCAGCAGGAGCAGCTCTGGCTTTCGGGACGCATCCTGAACCGAAACATCTGACAGCCACGCATCATCGGGGTGCTTGAGCCGGCTCTGCACGGATCAGACCACCGTGCGAGGTATGGAGGAGGGCAGGCGCGTGAGCACCTCGTAGTTCATGTAGTTGGTCATTTCGCTGAAAGACGCCACGGTCATTTCGTTCTCTCCCTGCCGGCCTATAATCACCACCTCGTCGCCCTTGCGCACGCCCTCGATATCGGTCACGTCCACCGTCAGCATATTCATGTTCACCAGGCCGGCCACCTGCGCGCGCTGGCCGCGGATCAGCACGCGGCCGGTGTTGGTCAGGTTGCGCCCGTAACCGTGCGAATAGCCCACCGGTACGGTGGCGATCTTCTGGTCGCGGCTGGTCAGGTAGGTATTGCCGTAACCCACGAATTCGCCGGCATCGACCGACTTGGTGCTCATCACCTGGCTTTTCCAGCTTAGAACCCGCTGAAGGGGATCGCGGTGTTTCTTGTCGATGCCCGTATGCTTCTTTACGAAATTCATGTAGGTCTCGCGGTTGGGCCAAAAACCGTACTGCGCGATGCCAATGCGCACCAGGTCGTGCACGGTCTCGGGGTAATTTAGAGCAGCGGCCGAGCAGGCCGAGTGACGATAGCGCGGCTTCAGTCCCTCCTGTTTCAGTTCCCGGCAGCGTTCCTCGAAGCGCTGGATCTGGCGGGTGACTCGTACATGGTTGCTGACGCTCTCAGCTCCCGCATAGTGGGTGCAGAGCCCCTCCAGGGAGAGTTTATCCTCGTTTCCCCGCACCAGCCGCACCACCTCCTCCAGTCGATCGCGGTCCAGTCCCAGACGGTTCATGCCGGTCTCCAGGTGCAGGTGGATGCGCGCCTTGAGGGAGAGCTCGCGTGCCGTGTCAAGAGCGTCCCTGAGGCGGTCCGGCTCGAAGACAAAGAAAGAAATGCCGTTGCGAATGGCCCACGGCATATTGTCGCTGCTGACCATGCCCATAATCATGATTTCGGTCTCCTCACTCTTTCGCGCCTCCAGGGCGGCTTGCGCCTCGTGGTCGCTGAACACCCCAAAATAGTCGATGCCGCAGTCCTCAGCCATGGGAACGAATTCCTTTATGCCATGCCCGTAGGCATTGCCCTTGATGACCGAGCAG includes the following:
- the alr gene encoding alanine racemase: MIAPTYIELDREKFQENVSFLKDYIGREAAFCSVIKGNAYGHGIKEFVPMAEDCGIDYFGVFSDHEAQAALEARKSEETEIMIMGMVSSDNMPWAIRNGISFFVFEPDRLRDALDTARELSLKARIHLHLETGMNRLGLDRDRLEEVVRLVRGNEDKLSLEGLCTHYAGAESVSNHVRVTRQIQRFEERCRELKQEGLKPRYRHSACSAAALNYPETVHDLVRIGIAQYGFWPNRETYMNFVKKHTGIDKKHRDPLQRVLSWKSQVMSTKSVDAGEFVGYGNTYLTSRDQKIATVPVGYSHGYGRNLTNTGRVLIRGQRAQVAGLVNMNMLTVDVTDIEGVRKGDEVVIIGRQGENEMTVASFSEMTNYMNYEVLTRLPSSIPRTVV
- a CDS encoding GWxTD domain-containing protein, producing the protein MHRTYDSIPQLPLMPTNIPRLSTFLLCLFSSVILLSCARSANPDIERGSNYKFRQGYPEARADAVGYIDENGDPGISVAVDLVYGSLVYKENDEGALTASYAIDVQVIEQGGLKRVINSVRHTNEVSSNSESIVYNQDVLNYEDRIEAKPGTYDVNITVTDLNSSRQITRIAQTSIPNPRSKQMDLTNIRMFSKDMDVQNPAWKPMTTYDVAGDIDSLKFIFQVVNSPSDRPLQIDTRLVRYQSDTEPARDMYQSNYGSSTLGHKGIEYDEFDVVQSSQRTFEQAGSVLIELKFAQQRRGNYRFEASTYRNENEEESIFKGRDFGVKSQNYPAVQNARELARPLTYLMNADEYESLMSIEEDDSLKEAIDRFWLRNIGNTQEARSVIRMYYERVEEANKQYSNYKEGWKTDQGMIYVLFGPPWYTEENLDRQVWSYSYNRNDPDLNFLFIQRKLKTEFYPFDNYILQRNNYYYDTQYQQEQLWLSGRILNRNI
- a CDS encoding RagB/SusD family nutrient uptake outer membrane protein is translated as MTQSCTELLEKPAPSTSISETIALEDAGAVQAVHAAMYSELHGGTYTTTYMLAPEALGDNSYNRPGTTRLIGQAQNSEGAVPSSWGGTYDLINKANLLISAIDEGVISQDRLNRYRGEAYVMRAFAMHHLVRALGYEPGMAPAAPTPIAETAGWNQGIIIRTEPVQTAEQADFRGRSTVDEVYAQIRSDLEQGISLLGQSGTGNPTYWTQAGAYALQARVELYARNWSAAESAASSALSSTTASLVQEGGVATMFDETAGLNPEGIMVINVANSAEALGVNSGLSAYTSEQWIAQVPTQSLMDLYSNDDARLAWYAPCFEDGNSTALNNCWATHPTIEGGSRTLETQKWNAEQGQYIDDVPLFRVSEMKLIQAEARINGAPGDPLAPFNELRQARGIAPVAALTTDDILEERRREFAFEGQRYWDLKRLGRDIVKDPTLAAQFEVVETVSYKDYIILGNLPSGEIALSEANAEGENVLVQNPGYE
- a CDS encoding SusC/RagA family TonB-linked outer membrane protein codes for the protein MLRKLLSTIFMVALIAPMTFAQDGSITGTVTDAETGDVVPTANVILLPIQRGDAADVDGIYLIEDVPSGTYTLRVTFVGYTAYETEVTIEAGQQLTHDVELEQGEIGLDELVVTGYGVESKRELTGSIAKVSSEDFEDVPVQNTAGILQGRAAGVQVTTSSGTAGAGFEVDIRGDGSINAGDDPLWIVDGVQVSFSNQSGQVDESPLNGINPKDIESIEVLKDAAAASIYGAQAANGVILITTKRGQSGETQVSASVQRGARTFVENVEYMNSQQYIQYLQKAYRTSGFGEEAANDVIRSLLPSYGIPANTPFSEVPSTDWFDFITRPGASQTYNMSLSGGNEDTRFYISGAYEKDDDQIKYSGFQRYSLRSNIDHQVSSKFSTRLNLSLSNSKFNGVCQDGYYINCPLSGSTFMLPFTQPYVTEQMTQYNPDLQVGDYSPYFPFIGAGSQPAILFNEVSRNTSTVQIIGDVQATYNFTSWLSLRTQFGMDWRNGRDYRYDNPVARPGQGGTMSEGINTTVNFTTNTVLNFRQTFDEVHNFSGLLGGEYRRDFTRDLGTSGIGFPNELFTVLDAAAEATSTSGEFDEFRIAGYFGNLKYNYDNKYFVNLTARYDGSSRFGADNRWGFFPSVAASWAVSEEDFWNVDAFEDLKIRASYGVTGNSQIGRYAALGLYGLSGSYNGVSGLGPSQLSNPLLTWEESGSVNIGVDYSLWAGRLSGSIDVYRRDNTQLLLNQPLPGDSSFGSITRNIGHVRNEGIEFSFNSVNVDIGDFLWTSRFNFAATENEIMELSEGEDALFPGSMTPYEVGRSQSALNQIRWAGVNPADGRPMWYDENGDITYTPTEADEVERDEDYASDFTGGLGNRLSYKGLTLDFFFQYSFGGISRPSQMTVWGMAQASGSGTNPILEMLTESWGQPGDITPIPSPLVFGNFYHTDTDGYFTGSTNYYWKTNYIRLKNATLSYNLPNSLMDRLGLGNVRLYVTGLNLLTITSFPGYDPETTSLSTAGSIPVARQINGGIEVDF
- a CDS encoding GWxTD domain-containing protein; translated protein: MATACLLLVGIQQAALSEDRSAANPDTSDYYERGADQEAQGHIRQALSIWEEGWKNLEDPQFRLAQRYIAVASREKVEEAYRKASEIYFWGLNDPSISQEREVVLRELQYLEPLVDRAEYQEMQDLAEQGDADVLDEVRLFWNKTDPTPLSEYNERLIEHWHRIAYTEEHYPTREDKDLEDRARIYIRYGDPFYRKQDQLTYNSNMVNSLLSQRMGSMSTMNQFSPTEQVRGDQRFNLESYVRQTHQHPRYEVWIYRDLTDRVQNTIFLFGTQDGGSRFQKINALEDLIPNSAFRLYEPSTGFNSSVQDMRALNDNQQGGQDDEETSGAISLSEYNQGRANTPPPQEITPALLIQIMYYQQLAALDSYFGQTFDQMLTRYNNLNMDLSPSLAREFENTNAGRLMEIERRAPREQSRYARTMPTLPMQLHPYRFRDDSGRPYLKLYLESNPRDAGYYDQLTADTRLNRRSWRQYRLASGVVTLDSLGNVKERDRRNYGLSEGRHEWITSEFNLYPYEEDVTLVAGSQLEKSDEPVDSLFHGDTSFNRAVKAVSNRVVDIPEPLSGENITISDIMVGYTRPDGSQGSSGGEGFVPFSVSHDRAIPEGSNLNLYYEVYELEQPAGGRARFTFSYEMRAKRSGLARLFGSRDLGVNITLNNETDRSSFSQVLEIVTSSFEAGDYKLNIEVTDELTGRSLSRTLDVTIEEG
- a CDS encoding Calx-beta domain-containing protein, giving the protein MAGCGLFEQESREYDGPTVVEFFPLDDTRSEGSGQIQVEVQLIGPQRSAATNINWAVNDSATTATGDDYDIVSGNPVTIPANSSQTVITINLNGDGISAGTTRQLTLELTGGDVAPAENLKYYDLFIEGE